In a single window of the Pleurodeles waltl isolate 20211129_DDA chromosome 4_2, aPleWal1.hap1.20221129, whole genome shotgun sequence genome:
- the PARS2 gene encoding probable proline--tRNA ligase, mitochondrial isoform X2 produces MEGLMRCWREFLPILAPHTRHHCRHHHRLVDRSKRLALSQFFHPMNLQEEMVSGLETKPGDLTCRSQRLMLKAGLIYPSSPGCYSYMPFTVRAMEKLIKVIDREMQAIGGLKINMPSISSAELWRKSERWDLMGKELFRLADRHSKEYCLGPTHEEMVTDMIACQGSLSYRQLPLLLYQITRKFRDEPKPRFGLLRSREFYMKDMYTFDVSEEDAYLTYNMVCDAYSSLFQDLGLEVVKVQADTGNIGGKMSHEFQIPATIGEDRLLVCSSCRFAANVEAISSGQKECPQCQGTLSETKGIEVGHTFYLGTKYSSVFNASYMNNQNKPAVADMGCYGLGVTRILAAAIEVLSTESSIRWPRLIAPFQVCLIPPKKGSKEETASVQIEKLYDDLMEILPLMKGETILDDRTHLTIGKRLNDANKMGYPYVVIAGKKALEKSPQFEVWCQNTGEVWFLTKEGVIDLLRSVEVV; encoded by the coding sequence atggaaggGCTGATGAGATGCTGGAGAGAGTTTCTTCCCATTCTGGCACCACACACCCGCCATCATTGCAGACACCACCACCGTCTTGTTGACAGATCAAAACGACTAGCATTGTCCCAGTTTTTCCATCCGATGAACCTCCAAGAAGAGATGGTATCAGGGCTGGAGACCAAACCTGGAGATCTCACCTGCAGAAGCCAACGTCTGATGCTGAAAGCAGGGTTAATTTATCCGAGCAGTCCTGGTTGCTATTCTTACATGCCTTTCACTGTTCGAGCAATGGAGAAACTCATCAAAGTGATAGATAGGGAAATGCAGGCTATTGGTGGATTGAAGATTAACATGCCCAGCATAAGCTCTGCTGAACTTTGGAGGAAGAGTGAGCGTTGGGATTTAATGGGCAAGGAGCTCTTCAGACTGGCTGACAGGCACAGCAAGGAATACTGTCTTGGACCAACTCACGAAGAGATGGTTACTGACATGATAGCATGCCAGGGGAGTTTGTCGTACAGGCAGCTGCCTCTTCTGCTGTATCAGATCACAAGAAAATTTCGAGATGAACCAAAGCCTCGCTTTGGTCTGCTCCGCAGTAGAGAGTTTTACATGAAAGACATGTACACTTTTGATGTCTCAGAAGAAGATGCATACCTTACTTACAATATGGTGTGTGATGCCTACTCAAGCCTATTCCAGGATCTAGGGCTAGAAGTTGTAAAAGTGCAGGCAGACACGGGAAACATCGGCGGAAAAATGTCGCACGAGTTTCAAATTCCTGCAACCATTGGTGAAGacaggctcctggtgtgttcaagTTGTAGATTTGCAGCCAATGTCGAAGCAATAAGCTCTGGTCAGAAAGAATGCCCTCAGTGTCAAGGCACATTAAGTGAGACAAAAGGTATAGAAGTTGGCCATACATTTTATCTGGGAACTAAATATTCTTCTGTCTTTAATGCTTCTTACATGAATAACCAGAACAAACCAGCTGTTGCAGATATGGGCTGCTATGGGTTGGGTGTTACACGGATTCTAGCTGCTGCCATTGAGGTCCTTTCTACCGAAAGCTCCATCCGTTGGCCTAGGCTCATTGCACCTTTCCAGGTCTGCCTTATACCACCAAAAAAGGGAAGCAAGGAAGAGACCGCTTCCGTCCAAATCGAAAAACTCTACGACGACCTGATGGAAATTCTGCCACTCATGAAAGGAGAGACCATTCTGGATGATAGGACTCATTTGACCATTGGAAAAAGACTGAACGATGCCAATAAGATGGGCTATCCATATGTCGTGATAGCAGGGAAGAAAGCATTGGAAAAATCACCACAATTCGAGGTCTGGTGTCAGAATACTGGAGAGGTTTGGTTTCTGACAAAGGAAGGGGTCATTGACTTACTCCGCAGTGTAGAAGTTGTGTAA
- the PARS2 gene encoding probable proline--tRNA ligase, mitochondrial isoform X1, translating into MGLLLPKHSMEGLMRCWREFLPILAPHTRHHCRHHHRLVDRSKRLALSQFFHPMNLQEEMVSGLETKPGDLTCRSQRLMLKAGLIYPSSPGCYSYMPFTVRAMEKLIKVIDREMQAIGGLKINMPSISSAELWRKSERWDLMGKELFRLADRHSKEYCLGPTHEEMVTDMIACQGSLSYRQLPLLLYQITRKFRDEPKPRFGLLRSREFYMKDMYTFDVSEEDAYLTYNMVCDAYSSLFQDLGLEVVKVQADTGNIGGKMSHEFQIPATIGEDRLLVCSSCRFAANVEAISSGQKECPQCQGTLSETKGIEVGHTFYLGTKYSSVFNASYMNNQNKPAVADMGCYGLGVTRILAAAIEVLSTESSIRWPRLIAPFQVCLIPPKKGSKEETASVQIEKLYDDLMEILPLMKGETILDDRTHLTIGKRLNDANKMGYPYVVIAGKKALEKSPQFEVWCQNTGEVWFLTKEGVIDLLRSVEVV; encoded by the exons ATG GGTTTACTGctaccaaaacacagcatggaaggGCTGATGAGATGCTGGAGAGAGTTTCTTCCCATTCTGGCACCACACACCCGCCATCATTGCAGACACCACCACCGTCTTGTTGACAGATCAAAACGACTAGCATTGTCCCAGTTTTTCCATCCGATGAACCTCCAAGAAGAGATGGTATCAGGGCTGGAGACCAAACCTGGAGATCTCACCTGCAGAAGCCAACGTCTGATGCTGAAAGCAGGGTTAATTTATCCGAGCAGTCCTGGTTGCTATTCTTACATGCCTTTCACTGTTCGAGCAATGGAGAAACTCATCAAAGTGATAGATAGGGAAATGCAGGCTATTGGTGGATTGAAGATTAACATGCCCAGCATAAGCTCTGCTGAACTTTGGAGGAAGAGTGAGCGTTGGGATTTAATGGGCAAGGAGCTCTTCAGACTGGCTGACAGGCACAGCAAGGAATACTGTCTTGGACCAACTCACGAAGAGATGGTTACTGACATGATAGCATGCCAGGGGAGTTTGTCGTACAGGCAGCTGCCTCTTCTGCTGTATCAGATCACAAGAAAATTTCGAGATGAACCAAAGCCTCGCTTTGGTCTGCTCCGCAGTAGAGAGTTTTACATGAAAGACATGTACACTTTTGATGTCTCAGAAGAAGATGCATACCTTACTTACAATATGGTGTGTGATGCCTACTCAAGCCTATTCCAGGATCTAGGGCTAGAAGTTGTAAAAGTGCAGGCAGACACGGGAAACATCGGCGGAAAAATGTCGCACGAGTTTCAAATTCCTGCAACCATTGGTGAAGacaggctcctggtgtgttcaagTTGTAGATTTGCAGCCAATGTCGAAGCAATAAGCTCTGGTCAGAAAGAATGCCCTCAGTGTCAAGGCACATTAAGTGAGACAAAAGGTATAGAAGTTGGCCATACATTTTATCTGGGAACTAAATATTCTTCTGTCTTTAATGCTTCTTACATGAATAACCAGAACAAACCAGCTGTTGCAGATATGGGCTGCTATGGGTTGGGTGTTACACGGATTCTAGCTGCTGCCATTGAGGTCCTTTCTACCGAAAGCTCCATCCGTTGGCCTAGGCTCATTGCACCTTTCCAGGTCTGCCTTATACCACCAAAAAAGGGAAGCAAGGAAGAGACCGCTTCCGTCCAAATCGAAAAACTCTACGACGACCTGATGGAAATTCTGCCACTCATGAAAGGAGAGACCATTCTGGATGATAGGACTCATTTGACCATTGGAAAAAGACTGAACGATGCCAATAAGATGGGCTATCCATATGTCGTGATAGCAGGGAAGAAAGCATTGGAAAAATCACCACAATTCGAGGTCTGGTGTCAGAATACTGGAGAGGTTTGGTTTCTGACAAAGGAAGGGGTCATTGACTTACTCCGCAGTGTAGAAGTTGTGTAA